The following proteins are encoded in a genomic region of Bubalus kerabau isolate K-KA32 ecotype Philippines breed swamp buffalo chromosome 15, PCC_UOA_SB_1v2, whole genome shotgun sequence:
- the LOC129627834 gene encoding olfactory receptor 51S1-like, whose protein sequence is MLTFLTHSTPNASTSMAPTFLLVGLPGLSAVPSWWAVPLITVYLLSALGNGAILWIIALEPTLHHPMYFFLFLLSMSDVGLSTALMPTLLGLAFANTHAVSASACLLQMFFVHVFSVMESSVLLAMALDRALAICHPLHYPTLLTNGVISKICVAIAFRSLGLHLPLPFLLAYMPYCRPQVLTHSYCLHPDIAHLACPGGGGAVYSLFVVLSAMGLDPLLILFSYGLIGRVLQGLGSSEDRWKAGQTCAAHLSAVLLFYVPMVLLALIDHLRMPIPQPAHTLLSYVHFLLPPLINPILYSVKMKEIRERIHKRLRPRRWVVLSEKDISSIFGGYLTQRFP, encoded by the coding sequence ATGTTAACATTCCTCACCCACTCAACTCCCAATGCCAGCACTTCAATGGCCCCCACCTTCCTGTTGGTGGGCCTGCCAGGCCTATCAGCTGTACCCTCCTGGTGGGCAGTACCCCTCATCACTGTCTACCTTCTGTCTGCCCTGGGTAATGGTGCTATCCTCTGGATCATTGCCCTGGAGCCCACACTGCACCACccaatgtacttcttcctctttctgctcAGCATGTCTGATGTTGGCTTGTCCACAGCCCTGATGCCCACCCTGCTGGGTCTTGCCTTTGCAAATACTCATGCTGTCTCTGCCTCAGCCTGCCTCCTCCAGATGTTCTTTGTCCATGTTTTTTCTGTCATGGAGTCCTCTGTCTTACTCGCCATGGCCTTGGATCGGGCACTGGCCATTTGCCACCCTCTCCACTACCCAACACTCCTCACCAATGGTGTCATCAGCAAGATCTGTGTGGCCATTGCTTTCCGAAGCCTGGGTCTCCACCTGCCCCTTCCATTCCTCCTGGCCTACATGCCTTACTGCCGTCCACAGGTCCTGACCCATTCTTACTGCTTGCACCCGGATATAGCCCATTTGGCCTGCCCCGGAGGTGGGGGAGCAGTCTACAGCCTCTTTGTGGTCCTGTCTGCCATGGGCTTGGATCCTCTGCTTATTTTATTCTCCTATGGCCTAATTGGCAGGGTGTTGCAAGGTTTGGGATCCAGTGAGGATCGCTGGAAGGCTGGCCAAACCTGTGCTGCCCACCTCTCTGCTGTGCTTCTCTTCTATGTGCCAATGGTCCTCCTGGCTCTCATTGATCATCTCAGGATGCCAATCCCTCAGCCTGCCCATACTCTTCTCTCCTATGTCCACTTCCTGCTTCCCCCATTGATAAACCCTATTCTCTATAGTGTCAAGATGAAGGAGATTAGAGAGAGAATCCACAAGAGACTGCGCCCAAGAAGGTGGGTTGTGCTTAGTGAGAAGGATATTTCCTCCATATTTGGTGGTTACCTGACACAAAGGTTTCCATGA